In a genomic window of Methanoregula sp. UBA64:
- a CDS encoding ABC transporter substrate-binding protein has translation MIKKSAYCVLVLLVLAGACLFVAGCTQSGNTPAATSGNGTTEKTYKIGVDGAYPPYTYIDKDGTFHGIDVDSARWIAKDKGFAVEFQAIEWDGIIPALQAGKVDMVYSGMTITPERQEQVNFTIPYLKINQTIAVRNDSAVSIDNILAGKAIIGAQRGTTGAIWAEKNLVETGKMSADHLKEYDNFPLVITDLMNKNIDASIYDGPSHLTAIEGKPIRIIYNIDTGEQYGVAIRKDNPELLATMNAGLADLHADPYWKQLITAYNLTG, from the coding sequence ATGATCAAAAAATCTGCGTATTGTGTACTCGTGCTCCTTGTGCTCGCGGGGGCATGCCTTTTTGTTGCCGGATGTACCCAGAGCGGGAATACCCCTGCTGCCACCTCCGGTAACGGCACCACGGAAAAGACCTATAAGATTGGAGTAGACGGGGCATACCCGCCCTACACGTACATTGACAAGGACGGTACCTTCCACGGCATTGACGTGGATTCCGCCCGCTGGATTGCAAAGGACAAGGGCTTTGCTGTCGAGTTCCAGGCAATCGAGTGGGACGGTATCATCCCGGCGCTCCAGGCAGGAAAGGTCGACATGGTCTACTCGGGGATGACCATCACGCCCGAACGCCAGGAACAGGTCAACTTCACCATCCCGTACCTCAAGATCAACCAGACGATCGCTGTACGGAACGACTCGGCCGTCAGCATTGACAATATCCTTGCAGGAAAAGCAATTATCGGCGCCCAGCGCGGCACTACCGGGGCAATCTGGGCGGAAAAGAACCTGGTCGAGACCGGCAAGATGTCTGCTGACCACTTAAAGGAATACGACAACTTCCCGCTTGTCATCACCGATCTCATGAACAAGAACATCGATGCATCCATCTATGACGGGCCGTCCCACCTGACCGCAATCGAGGGAAAACCCATCCGCATCATCTATAATATCGATACCGGTGAACAGTACGGCGTTGCGATACGAAAAGACAACCCGGAGCTCCTTGCCACCATGAACGCCGGCCTTGCAGACCTTCATGCGGACCCCTACTGGAAACAGCTCATCACCGCATATAACCTAACAGGTTAA
- a CDS encoding CHAD domain-containing protein: MQPNDPAVPVPGACSFAASRLLPLLDAFLSELGPARSADDPEAVHRLRVASRRLRAALPLFSSCFPEKDLHQGIRGIKECTRALGAARDTDVRIAFLKKYLKAGRPDPAERDDEKTADGKNDANPLVHLQKKLRNERKEQQENLIAVLDGIEEGGKLQVLKGTCQALAMQKIRGKKNCISGILPVAADRIGARLIQPQQYDTIVHSPDAVPEHHALRIALKKLRYTLETFAPLYRRGMAKQIAQLKRLQDLLGEIHDCDIWINEMGQAVLDARSRKALRAISLQKKILDLAPLRQLQYNREKERNRLYRQFVRRWDALARTGFWEDLEACALEGQRSACRRQRKPEKNGEEPAFLRMLEEVPDQQAHSIQVAGLADKLFYGLSALHNLPDRDRALLRYAALVHDIGWAEGGAGHQRRGAGRILAAGDLPVTVKEQGMIALIVGLHGGGVTIRHKGFYRLLPQADKQCVLALAALLRIADGLDYTRDNCVTDLRCTIRETEILCELTGTGDTGPCRERAIKKGDLFAEVFALPLVIS; the protein is encoded by the coding sequence ATGCAGCCAAATGATCCGGCAGTACCGGTCCCCGGCGCATGCTCCTTTGCGGCATCGCGTCTCCTGCCCCTGCTCGATGCGTTCCTTTCAGAGCTCGGACCGGCCCGGTCCGCGGACGATCCCGAAGCAGTCCACCGGCTCAGGGTAGCCTCCCGCCGGCTCCGGGCTGCACTGCCGCTCTTTTCCTCCTGTTTCCCGGAAAAAGATCTGCATCAGGGAATCCGCGGGATAAAGGAATGTACACGGGCCCTCGGGGCGGCCCGGGATACCGATGTCAGGATCGCGTTTTTAAAAAAATACCTGAAGGCCGGGCGTCCTGATCCCGCAGAGAGAGATGATGAGAAAACCGCAGACGGAAAAAACGATGCGAATCCGCTCGTGCACCTCCAGAAAAAACTGCGGAACGAACGCAAAGAGCAGCAGGAAAACCTGATCGCAGTCCTCGATGGAATCGAAGAGGGCGGGAAACTCCAGGTACTGAAGGGAACCTGCCAGGCGCTCGCAATGCAGAAGATCCGGGGGAAAAAGAACTGTATTTCCGGCATCCTCCCGGTTGCCGCGGACCGTATCGGCGCCCGGCTGATCCAGCCGCAGCAGTACGACACTATTGTCCATTCCCCGGATGCGGTCCCCGAACATCATGCGCTCCGGATTGCGCTTAAAAAACTCCGGTACACGCTCGAAACCTTCGCGCCGCTGTACCGGAGAGGGATGGCAAAACAGATCGCGCAGCTCAAACGGCTTCAGGACCTGCTTGGCGAGATCCATGACTGCGACATCTGGATAAACGAGATGGGGCAGGCAGTCCTCGATGCCCGGTCGCGAAAGGCTCTGCGGGCGATCTCCCTGCAAAAGAAGATTCTCGATCTCGCCCCGCTCCGCCAGCTGCAGTACAACCGCGAGAAAGAGCGGAACCGGCTCTACCGGCAGTTCGTGCGCCGCTGGGACGCACTCGCCCGTACCGGTTTCTGGGAAGACCTCGAAGCCTGTGCGCTCGAAGGCCAGCGTTCAGCCTGCCGGCGCCAGAGAAAACCAGAAAAAAACGGGGAAGAGCCTGCATTCCTCCGAATGCTCGAAGAGGTGCCGGACCAGCAGGCCCACAGCATACAGGTCGCCGGGCTCGCCGACAAACTGTTTTATGGTCTTTCTGCGCTCCATAATCTCCCGGACCGGGACCGCGCCCTCCTCCGGTATGCCGCACTTGTCCATGATATCGGCTGGGCAGAAGGCGGGGCCGGCCACCAGCGACGGGGGGCGGGCAGGATCCTCGCGGCAGGCGATCTCCCGGTAACGGTAAAAGAACAGGGAATGATCGCGCTTATCGTCGGGCTTCATGGCGGCGGGGTTACCATCCGGCACAAGGGGTTCTACCGGCTCCTCCCGCAGGCAGACAAACAATGCGTCCTTGCTCTTGCCGCGCTGCTCCGGATCGCCGACGGCCTGGACTATACCCGCGACAACTGCGTCACGGATCTCCGCTGCACCATACGCGAGACTGAAATCCTCTGCGAACTAACCGGAACCGGAGATACCGGTCCCTGCAGGGAGCGGGCCATAAAAAAAGGCGACCTCTTCGCTGAGGTCTTCGCACTACCGCTGGTGATATCATAA
- a CDS encoding amino acid ABC transporter permease: MTEALLTILVDWLPYLLQGILLTLALVVAALGLGLIIGLPMALGQIYGTKPVRYAIEVYVWFFRGLPLLVLLFLFYFGVFPSLGLDIPAFYIAIVVLGLRGSAYQSQIFRGAILSISEGQMTAARSLGMTRWQAIKTIILPQAMLVALPGWSNEYPTVLTDTSICYAIGVMELLTRTSQIVSETYITMPIYLACACVYIAMNYAGMKCLNKLEEKVMVPGFGHAST, from the coding sequence ATGACCGAGGCTCTCCTTACCATACTCGTCGACTGGCTCCCCTACCTGCTCCAGGGTATCCTGCTCACCCTGGCGCTTGTGGTTGCAGCCCTGGGTCTTGGCCTTATTATCGGCCTGCCCATGGCGCTTGGCCAGATCTACGGGACAAAGCCGGTCCGGTATGCAATCGAGGTGTACGTCTGGTTCTTCCGGGGACTTCCGCTTCTCGTGCTCCTCTTCTTGTTCTACTTCGGTGTGTTTCCCTCGCTGGGCCTTGACATCCCCGCATTTTACATTGCCATTGTTGTCCTGGGCCTCCGGGGCTCTGCCTACCAGTCCCAGATCTTCCGGGGTGCCATCCTTTCCATATCCGAAGGCCAGATGACCGCGGCACGGTCGCTTGGCATGACCCGGTGGCAGGCAATAAAGACCATCATCCTCCCGCAGGCAATGCTCGTCGCCCTTCCCGGCTGGTCAAACGAGTACCCGACCGTGCTCACCGACACCTCGATCTGCTATGCGATCGGCGTGATGGAACTTTTAACCCGCACCTCCCAGATCGTGTCCGAGACCTACATCACCATGCCGATCTACCTGGCATGCGCCTGCGTCTATATCGCCATGAACTATGCGGGAATGAAGTGCCTCAACAAGCTTGAAGAAAAAGTGATGGTGCCCGGATTCGGCCACGCAAGTACGTGA
- a CDS encoding MFS transporter: MSEETPASTEHSAPAHEPSRVREIAQLTLAHLINDIYAPVLMALQPLLITTLGYSYFQAALLPVMHSLISSALQPVFGSLADKKGFRVSVAISILLSGCGIAFLGFLSDHYTIMLCCVAISAVGHATFHPGALCKVDAIAASGNRGRLTSFFVVGGNLGQALGPILGGIVITTGGLPAVTWLIIPAVLGALLLIVRPIPDTCPAAARPEKSGGDENWKPVILLFTGSTLRAWVTFGAMTFLPTYLVLSGYPLLTATFLVSAMLLAGVVGQLTGGYLSDRVGRKPVVVATTLCAIPAFAAILLTQGAIQIAAMLCFGFMLWASFSVTIAMAHELMPTRIGFVSGLFMGIAMGAGGVGVSVSSVIADHIGLVATLAFFPVLVLAAALLFAVVQYPRKTPGDS; the protein is encoded by the coding sequence ATGAGCGAAGAGACCCCGGCCTCCACAGAACATTCCGCACCGGCACACGAACCGTCGCGGGTACGCGAGATCGCCCAGCTGACGCTTGCGCACCTGATTAACGATATCTATGCCCCGGTGCTGATGGCGCTCCAGCCGCTCCTTATCACCACGCTCGGGTACAGCTACTTCCAGGCCGCGCTCCTCCCGGTGATGCACAGCCTGATCTCATCGGCGCTCCAGCCGGTCTTTGGGAGCCTCGCGGACAAGAAGGGATTCCGGGTCAGCGTTGCGATCTCCATCCTCCTCTCGGGCTGCGGGATCGCATTCCTGGGCTTCCTGTCCGATCATTACACGATCATGCTCTGCTGCGTTGCGATCTCCGCGGTGGGCCATGCAACCTTCCACCCGGGTGCGCTCTGCAAGGTAGATGCAATCGCGGCGTCGGGCAACCGGGGCCGGCTCACGTCGTTCTTTGTGGTGGGCGGCAACCTGGGCCAGGCGCTCGGGCCGATCCTTGGCGGCATCGTGATCACGACCGGCGGCCTTCCGGCAGTTACCTGGCTGATAATCCCCGCGGTTCTCGGCGCACTCCTCCTCATCGTCCGCCCGATTCCCGATACCTGCCCGGCAGCGGCACGACCGGAAAAATCCGGTGGCGATGAGAACTGGAAGCCGGTGATCCTGCTCTTTACCGGTTCCACGCTCCGCGCCTGGGTCACGTTCGGGGCAATGACCTTCCTTCCCACGTACCTGGTCCTCTCCGGCTACCCGCTGCTGACAGCCACGTTTCTGGTGAGCGCCATGCTCCTTGCCGGCGTTGTCGGCCAGCTCACCGGGGGATATCTCTCCGACCGGGTGGGCCGTAAACCCGTTGTCGTTGCAACGACATTGTGCGCCATTCCGGCCTTTGCTGCGATCCTCCTGACGCAGGGTGCGATCCAGATCGCTGCGATGCTCTGCTTCGGGTTCATGCTCTGGGCATCGTTCTCGGTTACGATCGCCATGGCCCACGAACTCATGCCAACCCGGATCGGCTTTGTCTCCGGCCTTTTCATGGGTATCGCGATGGGAGCTGGTGGAGTCGGCGTCTCGGTTTCGAGTGTGATTGCCGATCATATCGGGCTCGTTGCCACCCTTGCCTTCTTCCCGGTCCTGGTACTGGCTGCGGCCCTGCTCTTTGCGGTTGTCCAGTACCCGCGAAAGACACCGGGTGATTCGTGA
- a CDS encoding HD domain-containing protein, whose product MLVVRFNPNHSYSILTRQKQQVRLGEGEFDDEEITPEAIDRACLVCRKFADLARTFAAEEFVAVATSAAREAQNQAELLSRIREEAQLDVRVIPGREEARLIYLGVAASLHLGEKQAFFIDIGGGSTEISVGGQHQYQVLDSFKLGAIRLTNQFFTRDETGPVRPDQYRLLQQYVKNAIIHTVQKIKNQRIDLAIGSSGSIMNLAEIAAKTSPQETAAPVGTLTYRDLKKTIEMLCSLSLEERKKVPGINPERADIIIAGAIILETFMKELGIEQLTVTNRGLQDGLLADYLSRMEDYPLFGTLSPRETSVLQLGRSCGINESHARTVTRLALEIFDSAKEAKLHDYGEWERELLEYAAFLHDIGSFISYTNHHAHSYYIIKNSELLGFDQKEIDIIANTARFHRKKKPKKKHLDIPDLDASEQQMVLVLAMFVRLGESLDRSHSGLVQHTKFVKADKNEAVLAIIAETDSQLEVWGVEAEKKAFEKVFQRHLTIKVIAPREEPVSPA is encoded by the coding sequence ATGCTCGTTGTACGGTTCAACCCGAACCACTCCTACAGCATCCTGACCCGGCAAAAACAGCAGGTGCGCCTTGGCGAAGGGGAGTTTGACGACGAGGAGATCACGCCGGAAGCAATCGACCGGGCCTGTCTGGTCTGCCGGAAGTTTGCCGATCTCGCCCGCACGTTTGCTGCCGAGGAGTTCGTGGCGGTCGCAACCTCGGCCGCACGGGAGGCACAGAACCAGGCCGAACTGCTCAGCCGGATCCGGGAAGAGGCGCAGCTGGACGTCAGGGTGATCCCCGGCCGCGAGGAAGCGCGGCTCATCTATCTCGGCGTTGCCGCAAGCCTCCACCTTGGCGAAAAACAGGCCTTTTTTATCGATATTGGCGGGGGGAGCACGGAGATCTCGGTGGGCGGCCAGCACCAGTACCAGGTTCTTGACAGTTTCAAGCTCGGCGCGATCCGCCTCACCAACCAGTTCTTTACCAGAGACGAGACCGGCCCGGTCCGCCCCGACCAGTACCGGCTCCTCCAGCAGTACGTGAAAAACGCGATCATCCATACGGTCCAGAAGATCAAAAACCAGAGAATCGATCTTGCCATCGGCAGCTCCGGCAGCATCATGAACCTCGCGGAGATCGCGGCAAAAACCTCCCCGCAGGAGACTGCCGCTCCTGTCGGGACGCTCACCTACCGGGATCTCAAAAAGACCATCGAGATGCTCTGTTCGCTTTCCCTCGAGGAGCGGAAGAAAGTGCCGGGGATCAACCCCGAGCGGGCGGACATTATCATCGCCGGTGCAATCATCCTCGAAACCTTCATGAAAGAACTCGGTATCGAACAGCTTACCGTCACCAACCGGGGTCTCCAGGACGGCCTCCTTGCCGACTACCTCTCGCGGATGGAGGACTACCCGCTCTTTGGGACGCTCTCTCCCCGGGAGACAAGCGTCCTCCAGCTGGGCCGTTCCTGCGGGATAAACGAGTCACATGCCCGGACGGTCACCCGGCTGGCGCTTGAGATCTTCGACTCGGCAAAAGAGGCAAAACTGCACGATTACGGGGAGTGGGAACGCGAACTCCTCGAATATGCTGCATTCCTACACGATATCGGCTCGTTCATCTCCTATACCAACCATCATGCGCATTCGTATTATATCATAAAAAACTCCGAGCTCCTCGGTTTTGACCAGAAAGAGATCGATATTATTGCAAATACCGCCCGGTTCCACCGGAAGAAAAAACCGAAGAAAAAACACCTGGACATCCCGGACCTCGATGCCAGCGAACAGCAGATGGTGCTCGTCCTTGCCATGTTTGTCCGGCTCGGCGAGAGCCTCGACCGCAGCCACTCCGGCCTGGTGCAGCACACGAAATTTGTAAAAGCGGACAAGAACGAAGCCGTGCTTGCCATCATTGCCGAAACAGACTCCCAGCTCGAGGTCTGGGGTGTGGAAGCGGAGAAAAAGGCATTCGAAAAGGTGTTCCAGCGCCACCTGACAATAAAAGTGATTGCCCCGCGCGAAGAGCCGGTCAGCCCGGCCTGA
- a CDS encoding transporter substrate-binding domain-containing protein: protein MKYWYLPVVFIVIAFLVCAGCTQSTPSAQNSSATPSSDITKKVYVVGIDGDYFPYSFIDSNGTPTGFDVESIQWIAQDQGFTVKIQPMAWDGIVPALQTGKIDMVYSGMTKTPERMEQVNFSKTYWVVNQEVAGRNDTTLTMNDFYAGKVKIGTERGSSANTWIENNLLKNGTLASSNLTLYDNFPLAVTDLQNGRVDVVMFDEPVIAHAMKNQPMKKIGIVQTDEEYGVAVRMGDTALQTTLNTGIDHLMASDKWQELIKKYDMQ, encoded by the coding sequence ATGAAGTACTGGTATCTTCCTGTTGTGTTCATCGTGATCGCATTCCTGGTCTGCGCCGGCTGTACGCAGAGCACCCCTTCTGCGCAGAACAGCTCGGCAACTCCGTCATCAGATATAACCAAGAAAGTGTACGTGGTCGGTATCGACGGCGATTATTTCCCATATTCGTTCATCGATTCAAACGGTACGCCCACCGGCTTCGATGTCGAATCGATCCAGTGGATCGCTCAGGACCAGGGATTTACGGTAAAGATCCAGCCGATGGCCTGGGACGGTATCGTCCCTGCGCTCCAGACCGGTAAGATCGACATGGTCTATTCGGGTATGACCAAGACCCCCGAACGTATGGAACAGGTGAACTTCTCCAAGACCTACTGGGTGGTCAACCAGGAAGTGGCAGGCCGTAACGACACCACGCTTACCATGAATGATTTCTATGCCGGCAAAGTAAAGATCGGGACCGAGCGCGGTTCTTCGGCCAACACCTGGATCGAGAACAACCTCCTCAAGAACGGCACGCTTGCAAGTTCCAATCTGACCCTCTACGACAACTTCCCGCTTGCCGTGACCGATCTCCAGAACGGGCGCGTGGACGTGGTCATGTTCGATGAGCCGGTCATCGCCCATGCCATGAAGAACCAGCCCATGAAAAAGATCGGGATCGTTCAGACCGATGAAGAGTACGGGGTTGCCGTCCGGATGGGCGACACAGCGCTCCAGACTACCTTAAACACCGGTATCGACCACCTCATGGCCTCGGACAAGTGGCAGGAACTTATTAAGAAATACGATATGCAGTAA
- a CDS encoding MarR family winged helix-turn-helix transcriptional regulator — MNVMENMPRTFGVETPLFLSEIHTLQAIGRTKENNIRTIAGLLGVTPSAASQTVTRLKKKGFVKKVRGIRNEKEVSLVLTPAGKIAYDNHEKTHEQMYERIFDRLGTLTGDERVFLARVFSAFEAVYDERIAELSDLSDCGKRSA, encoded by the coding sequence ATGAATGTTATGGAGAATATGCCCCGTACCTTTGGCGTGGAGACGCCACTTTTCTTATCCGAGATCCACACGCTCCAGGCAATCGGCAGGACAAAGGAGAACAATATCCGGACCATTGCCGGGCTCCTTGGCGTGACGCCGTCCGCAGCATCGCAGACCGTTACCCGGCTCAAGAAGAAAGGATTTGTAAAGAAAGTACGGGGAATCAGAAACGAAAAAGAGGTCTCGCTGGTCCTGACCCCCGCAGGAAAGATCGCATACGACAATCACGAGAAGACCCACGAACAGATGTACGAGAGGATTTTTGACCGTCTTGGCACGTTGACCGGTGACGAACGGGTATTTCTCGCCCGGGTCTTCTCTGCGTTCGAAGCGGTGTACGACGAGCGGATCGCGGAACTCTCCGATCTGTCCGACTGCGGGAAGCGGTCTGCATGA
- the ppk1 gene encoding polyphosphate kinase 1 — protein MTDALPLPDSPVPYINRELSWIRFNHHVLEEAMDERHPLLERVKFLSIFANNLDEFFMIRVSGLQRQAAQGFLKAPPDGMTPSEQLVAIEKALVPELSLQYDCWNREILPRLASAGIFISPCRDLDPRQKEALKTYFVEEIFPVLIPLAFDSAHPFPFISNLSLNLAIIVRDQNKKELFARIKVPTGLFPRLIRVPAPDGVRDDKNVHLVYLEDLIAAHLDLLFPGLEVVGAYPFRITRDADLDIEVDEASDLLTTVEEIMEQRARGTPVRIEVDSTMHENTVQMLEKKLGIGPQMLYRIGYPVGMADLMELLSLDRPELKDPPFQQSVPPELAEEKDMFSAIRKKDILLFHPYDSFTPVINFIRQAAHDPDVLAIKITLYRVGSNSPIVKALMEARENGKAVAALIELKARFDEENNIGWARALERAGVHVVYGVVGLKVHAKLCMVVRREKDGIRRYMHLGTGNYNATTSRIYTDFGMFTCDRDIGYDAANLFNFLTGYARFDQYRKLVVAPVTLRSSMISRIDREIAIHKKEGGGHLIFKMNALVDLECITALYRASRAGVKIDLQIRGICCLRPGIKGMSENITVSAIVGRFLEHARLYYFRNGGKDEVLLGSADLMPRNIDRRVEVLFPVTDPAIKKALLTTILATELADNQQLRLMSGDGSYARRLPKQGEPPVDSQAWFLAHPGSWYHAAK, from the coding sequence ATGACCGATGCCCTCCCTCTGCCCGATTCCCCCGTCCCGTATATCAACCGCGAACTGAGCTGGATCCGGTTCAATCACCATGTGCTCGAAGAAGCCATGGACGAACGCCACCCGCTGCTCGAACGGGTAAAGTTCCTCTCCATCTTTGCAAACAACCTGGACGAATTTTTCATGATCCGGGTCTCGGGCCTCCAGCGCCAGGCAGCCCAGGGCTTCCTCAAGGCACCTCCCGACGGGATGACCCCTTCAGAACAGCTCGTTGCCATAGAAAAAGCGCTCGTTCCCGAACTCTCCCTCCAGTACGACTGCTGGAACCGCGAGATCCTTCCCCGGCTTGCCAGCGCCGGGATCTTTATTTCGCCCTGCCGCGACCTCGATCCCCGGCAAAAGGAGGCACTTAAGACCTATTTTGTCGAAGAGATCTTCCCGGTCCTGATCCCGCTCGCATTTGATTCCGCCCACCCGTTCCCGTTCATCTCCAACCTCTCGCTCAACCTTGCCATCATTGTCCGCGACCAGAACAAAAAAGAACTCTTCGCACGGATCAAGGTGCCCACCGGCCTTTTCCCCCGGCTCATCCGGGTGCCGGCACCTGATGGCGTCCGTGACGACAAGAACGTTCACCTTGTCTACCTTGAAGATCTTATTGCCGCCCATCTCGATCTCCTCTTCCCGGGCCTCGAAGTGGTCGGGGCGTACCCCTTCCGCATCACCCGCGATGCAGATCTCGATATCGAGGTAGACGAAGCATCCGATCTCCTGACAACGGTCGAAGAGATCATGGAACAGCGGGCACGCGGGACGCCGGTACGGATCGAGGTCGACTCGACCATGCACGAGAACACCGTGCAGATGCTTGAGAAGAAACTGGGGATCGGCCCCCAGATGCTCTACCGGATCGGCTACCCGGTGGGGATGGCCGACCTCATGGAGCTTCTTTCGCTCGACCGGCCCGAGCTCAAGGATCCCCCGTTCCAGCAGTCCGTCCCGCCCGAGCTTGCCGAGGAAAAAGATATGTTCTCGGCGATCCGGAAAAAAGATATCCTCCTCTTCCACCCGTACGACAGCTTCACCCCGGTGATAAATTTCATCCGGCAGGCTGCCCACGACCCGGACGTGCTTGCCATCAAGATCACCCTGTACCGGGTGGGCTCCAACTCGCCGATCGTAAAAGCACTCATGGAAGCCCGGGAGAACGGGAAGGCGGTAGCGGCGTTGATCGAGCTCAAGGCCCGGTTTGACGAGGAGAACAATATCGGATGGGCCCGGGCGCTCGAACGGGCCGGCGTCCACGTGGTCTACGGTGTCGTCGGCCTCAAGGTCCACGCGAAACTCTGCATGGTCGTGCGCCGGGAAAAGGACGGGATCCGGCGCTACATGCACCTCGGGACCGGCAACTACAATGCAACAACGAGCCGGATCTATACCGATTTCGGCATGTTCACCTGCGACCGGGACATCGGCTACGATGCGGCAAACCTCTTCAACTTCCTGACCGGCTATGCCCGTTTCGACCAGTACCGGAAGCTCGTGGTCGCCCCGGTCACCCTGCGAAGCAGCATGATCTCGCGGATCGACCGGGAGATTGCAATCCACAAAAAAGAGGGCGGCGGCCACCTCATCTTCAAGATGAACGCGCTCGTTGACCTGGAGTGCATCACGGCCCTGTACCGGGCCTCACGGGCGGGCGTAAAGATCGACCTCCAGATCCGGGGAATCTGCTGCCTGCGCCCCGGGATTAAGGGCATGAGCGAGAACATTACGGTGAGCGCGATCGTGGGCCGTTTTCTCGAACACGCCCGGCTCTACTATTTCCGGAATGGCGGGAAAGACGAGGTATTGCTCGGGAGCGCCGATCTCATGCCGCGAAATATTGATCGCAGGGTCGAGGTGCTCTTCCCGGTGACCGATCCGGCGATCAAAAAAGCGCTCCTTACTACCATTCTTGCCACCGAGCTCGCGGACAACCAGCAGCTGCGGCTGATGTCCGGGGACGGGTCGTATGCCCGCAGACTCCCAAAACAGGGGGAACCCCCGGTCGATTCCCAGGCATGGTTCCTCGCGCACCCGGGATCCTGGTACCATGCAGCCAAATGA
- a CDS encoding amino acid ABC transporter permease, translating to MDQITFLTQIIAPAFASGLVMTVALILVAAPFGFLLGCAVAVGRAYGSPGVKLIAKGFVIFCKGCPLLLLLFILYFGMPSIGIVLTPFVASVIGFICCNAAYNSEYIRGAIHAIKDGQMTAAQALGMSKWQAVRWVVLPQALRKAFPGITNEFIYLVKYSSLAYMITLIELTGAAKMIATKYFMYNETFLCVGIVYLMLVTITTIAAHFIEKKYAIPSGQAACSPVA from the coding sequence ATGGACCAGATCACCTTCCTTACCCAGATCATTGCCCCGGCCTTTGCAAGCGGCCTTGTGATGACGGTTGCGCTCATTCTCGTAGCTGCGCCGTTTGGCTTCTTGCTGGGCTGTGCTGTTGCAGTGGGCCGGGCGTACGGGAGCCCCGGGGTAAAGCTGATCGCGAAAGGCTTTGTGATCTTCTGCAAGGGCTGTCCGCTCCTCCTCCTCCTCTTTATCCTGTACTTCGGCATGCCGTCCATCGGGATCGTGCTCACGCCGTTCGTGGCTTCGGTGATCGGTTTTATCTGTTGTAATGCGGCCTACAACTCCGAGTACATCCGGGGTGCAATCCACGCGATAAAAGACGGCCAGATGACCGCGGCGCAGGCGCTCGGGATGTCCAAGTGGCAGGCCGTCCGCTGGGTCGTCCTCCCGCAGGCACTCAGGAAGGCATTCCCGGGGATCACCAACGAGTTCATCTACCTGGTGAAATACTCGTCCCTGGCATACATGATCACGCTTATCGAGCTGACCGGTGCGGCAAAGATGATCGCAACCAAGTATTTCATGTACAACGAGACCTTCCTCTGTGTCGGTATCGTGTACCTCATGCTCGTTACCATCACGACGATCGCCGCACACTTCATCGAGAAGAAATATGCAATCCCGAGCGGGCAGGCAGCCTGCAGCCCGGTTGCTTAA
- a CDS encoding amino acid ABC transporter ATP-binding protein translates to MTDSGCVLQVENLSKSFGGTEVLRGISFTVRRGETKAFIGPSGTGKSTLLRCINQITEPDGGQVWLDGEEVTNCGTRINYFRQKMGMVFQNFNLFDHLTVQKNVEIALLKVRGMSQEEATKKALFELERVGLADKADCYPAQISGGQAQRVSIARALAMDPDVMLFDEPTSALDPELTREVLEVIRMLAKQGMTMLIVTHEMRFALSVANEVLFMENGTIAERGTPDDVLNGAGFERMKKFIGKIEEYR, encoded by the coding sequence ATGACAGATTCAGGATGTGTTTTACAAGTCGAGAACCTCTCCAAGTCCTTTGGCGGGACAGAGGTGCTTCGCGGCATCTCGTTTACGGTGCGGCGGGGCGAGACCAAGGCGTTTATCGGCCCGTCGGGGACCGGCAAGAGCACGCTCCTGCGCTGCATCAACCAGATCACCGAGCCCGATGGCGGGCAGGTCTGGCTGGATGGCGAAGAGGTGACGAACTGCGGGACGAGGATCAACTACTTCCGGCAGAAGATGGGAATGGTCTTCCAGAACTTCAACCTCTTCGACCATTTGACCGTCCAGAAAAATGTCGAGATCGCGCTCTTGAAAGTCAGGGGGATGTCGCAGGAGGAAGCCACCAAAAAAGCCCTTTTTGAGCTCGAACGGGTCGGCCTTGCCGACAAGGCAGACTGCTACCCGGCCCAGATCTCGGGAGGGCAGGCACAGCGTGTCTCGATTGCCCGGGCGCTTGCCATGGACCCGGACGTGATGCTCTTTGACGAACCGACCTCGGCGCTCGACCCGGAGCTGACCCGCGAAGTGCTCGAAGTGATCCGGATGCTCGCAAAGCAGGGTATGACCATGCTTATCGTGACCCACGAGATGCGCTTTGCCCTCTCGGTTGCAAACGAAGTACTCTTCATGGAGAACGGGACGATCGCAGAACGGGGAACGCCGGACGATGTGCTCAACGGAGCCGGCTTTGAACGCATGAAGAAATTCATCGGAAAGATCGAGGAATACCGGTAG